One genomic window of Mauremys mutica isolate MM-2020 ecotype Southern chromosome 5, ASM2049712v1, whole genome shotgun sequence includes the following:
- the LOC123370775 gene encoding CAAX prenyl protease 2-like — protein sequence MVLFLGPLIQLSIDCPWDWVDGLTVMFDPRFWALCLSDMRWLCNHVTTPLTEELVFRACMLPMLIPCSGLGPAMFTCPLFFSVAHFHHVIEQLRFRQGSVTSIFLSAAFQFSYTAVFGAYAVFVFIRTGHLIGPVLCHSFCNYIDFPAICAALEHPQRLTVVIFYVLGMVLPPAPAPHD from the coding sequence ATGGTCCTGTTCCTTGGGCCCCTCATTCAGCTCTCAATAGACTGTCCCTGGGACTGGGTTGATGGACTGACGGTCATGTTTGACCCTCGCTTCTGGGCGCTGTGCCTGAGTGACATGCGCTGGCTCTGCAACCACGTGACCACACCCCTGACAGAGGAGCTGGTGTTCCGGGCCTGTATGCTGCCCATGCTCATCCCTTGCAGCGGCCTGGGGCCAGCCATGTTCACCTGCCCGCTCTTCTTCAGTGTCGCTCACTTCCACCACGTTATTGAGCAGCTACGGTTCCGCCAGGGCAGTGTGACCAGCATCTTCCTGTCGGCAGCTTTCCAGTTCTCATACACAGCTGTCTTCGGGGCCTACGCAGTGTTCGTCTTCATTAGGACAGGACACCTGATTGGCCCTGTGTTATGCCACTCCTTCTGCAACTACATTGACTTCCCTGCCATCTGTGCTGCCCTGGAACATCCTCAGCGCCTCACAGTTGTCATCTTCTATGTGCTGGGTATGGTGcttcctcctgctcctgcaccccatgaCTGA